One segment of Amycolatopsis alba DSM 44262 DNA contains the following:
- a CDS encoding acyl-CoA dehydrogenase family protein has product MDFQFDETQTEVTALTARVLGKERDPGGTWRALADAGLLALALPAELGGDGLGVAEVALVLTELGRVASPTPALASLAFGVLPVTALGGPDQRAALLPPVAAGESVLTAALHEPSAPFTTRPATAAESAGDWRLSGVKVGVPFAAEATRILTPVSLPGGTGVFLIDPRADGVTLTPTRTSSGTPDYTMTLDSVTVTDTDLLNGHGPGESIATLHRFALAGSVAFGDGLLAGALALTTKHVGEREQFGRPLAAFQAVAQQIADVYVASRTVQLAARSAVWRLAAGLDAEAELDIAAYWLAEEAPEALAVCHHLHGGVGVDETYPLHRFSSAVKDLGRTLGGASHRLAALGELVAG; this is encoded by the coding sequence GTGGACTTCCAGTTCGACGAGACGCAGACCGAGGTCACCGCGCTGACCGCGCGCGTGCTCGGGAAGGAGCGCGACCCCGGCGGCACGTGGCGCGCGCTCGCCGACGCCGGTCTGCTCGCGCTGGCGCTGCCCGCCGAACTCGGCGGTGACGGCCTCGGCGTCGCCGAAGTCGCCTTGGTGCTGACCGAACTCGGCCGCGTCGCCTCGCCGACGCCTGCGCTGGCGTCGCTGGCCTTCGGTGTCCTGCCGGTGACGGCGCTCGGCGGCCCGGATCAGCGTGCGGCGCTGCTGCCGCCGGTCGCCGCGGGCGAATCCGTGCTCACCGCCGCGCTGCACGAACCTTCCGCGCCGTTCACCACCCGGCCCGCGACCGCCGCGGAATCGGCCGGGGACTGGCGGCTGAGCGGGGTCAAGGTCGGCGTGCCGTTCGCGGCGGAGGCCACCCGGATCCTGACGCCCGTCTCGCTGCCCGGCGGCACCGGTGTCTTCCTGATCGATCCCCGTGCCGACGGCGTGACACTGACCCCGACGAGAACTTCCTCCGGCACACCGGACTACACGATGACGCTGGATTCGGTGACCGTCACCGACACCGACCTCCTGAACGGGCACGGTCCGGGCGAGTCGATCGCGACCCTGCACCGGTTCGCGCTCGCGGGCAGCGTGGCTTTCGGTGACGGGCTGCTCGCCGGCGCGCTCGCGCTGACCACCAAGCACGTCGGCGAACGCGAGCAGTTCGGGCGGCCGCTGGCGGCGTTCCAGGCGGTGGCGCAACAGATCGCGGACGTCTACGTCGCTTCGAGAACGGTCCAGCTGGCCGCGCGTTCGGCGGTCTGGCGGCTCGCGGCCGGGCTCGACGCCGAGGCGGAGCTCGACATCGCGGCGTACTGGCTGGCGGAGGAGGCGCCCGAGGCGCTGGCCGTCTGCCATCACCTGCACGGCGGGGTCGGGGTGGACGAAACCTATCCACTGCACCGGTTCTCGTCGGCGGTCAAGGATCTGGGACGAACGCTCGGCGGCGCCTCGCATCGGCTGGCCGCCTTGGGCGAACTGGTGGCGGGGTGA
- a CDS encoding SWIM zinc finger family protein, whose product MPGATGRKRRTFGNTWWGTAWVEALEERAKLDPNRLPRGRTYARKGTVSKLAVGAGEVTAWVQGSRAVPYRVTIQMQAFTDAQWESLLGMVGSRLGHVAALLDGELPGEVAEDARAAGADLLPGPGDLRPKCSCPDSANPCKHVAAVYYLVADEVDADPFVLFLLRGRPREAVLAELRSRRAPASKPGKRVRAPAAPGVDPKRAYARRIAALPPRLAVPGTVGPPAVLDVDPPHRTGWSSDTFAELAADAAARAWELLVMGPERAAELSFEEDLARRAAAGDPGELAEAADVPLRDLAAWAQAWREAGRGGMAVVREVWRPSQAPLAQAKADLAESGLPGTPKTWRNRITQGDLQLRYGRDERWYRFVRDGEGWRVDGPASSRPTDVIYPP is encoded by the coding sequence ATGCCGGGCGCGACCGGGCGGAAACGGCGCACCTTCGGCAACACCTGGTGGGGCACGGCATGGGTCGAGGCGCTGGAAGAGCGCGCCAAGCTCGACCCGAACCGGCTGCCGCGCGGCCGGACGTACGCGCGCAAAGGCACGGTCAGCAAACTCGCCGTCGGCGCGGGGGAGGTGACAGCCTGGGTGCAGGGCAGCCGGGCGGTGCCGTACCGGGTGACCATCCAGATGCAGGCGTTCACCGACGCGCAGTGGGAGAGCCTGCTCGGCATGGTCGGCTCCCGTCTCGGGCACGTCGCCGCCCTGCTCGACGGCGAACTGCCCGGCGAGGTGGCCGAGGACGCGCGGGCGGCGGGCGCGGACCTGCTCCCCGGTCCCGGCGATCTCCGCCCGAAGTGTTCGTGTCCCGACAGCGCGAATCCGTGCAAACACGTCGCCGCGGTGTACTACCTGGTCGCGGACGAGGTCGACGCCGATCCGTTCGTGCTGTTCCTGTTGCGGGGCAGGCCGAGGGAGGCCGTGCTCGCGGAACTGCGGTCCCGCCGCGCTCCCGCGAGCAAGCCGGGTAAACGGGTGCGTGCTCCCGCCGCGCCCGGAGTGGATCCGAAACGGGCCTACGCCCGGCGGATCGCCGCGCTGCCACCGAGGCTGGCCGTCCCCGGCACGGTCGGGCCGCCCGCTGTCCTCGACGTCGACCCGCCGCACCGCACCGGCTGGAGCAGTGACACGTTCGCGGAGCTGGCGGCCGACGCCGCCGCGAGGGCCTGGGAACTGCTGGTCATGGGGCCCGAGCGGGCAGCGGAGCTGTCCTTCGAGGAGGACCTCGCGCGCCGGGCTGCCGCAGGCGATCCCGGCGAACTCGCCGAGGCCGCGGACGTCCCGCTGCGAGACCTGGCCGCCTGGGCGCAAGCCTGGCGTGAGGCGGGCAGGGGCGGGATGGCCGTGGTCCGGGAGGTCTGGCGGCCGTCGCAGGCGCCGCTCGCTCAAGCCAAGGCGGACCTCGCCGAATCGGGGTTGCCGGGAACGCCGAAGACCTGGCGGAACCGGATCACCCAGGGCGACCTGCAACTGCGCTACGGCCGCGACGAACGCTGGTACCGCTTCGTCCGCGACGGCGAGGGCTGGCGCGTCGACGGCCCGGCGTCGTCGCGGCCGACGGACGTGATCTACCCGCCCTGA
- a CDS encoding DEAD/DEAH box helicase, which translates to MRVVEFGTGTQATFVPSDPPRDGVLALWGDGVAGDTAIELVLPVGKVFRRTKVDAALVPLSRVIPRLLTAEGDLSPAIAAWSAVAEAGVNLIARGRLLPAASPGGVDSWRVGPLDVADEEMLRGLAAALPPEAHALPLSGLKRIRLHSPESLIRAFWDATADVLVRTPAARVAAGGPAFASAEPTLVGPDGAAWLAELSARQAQGAHLVLRMEVHEPEDPEGEPAFAAVVAVRSTADPSLIVEAETLWDAPEAVLERLGEQVETQLLLGLRRGARAWAPLGRILQSAAPTELALDYDEVVDLLTHGDAALGGAGIEVQWPKDLFSGELKAKASATQAPGSVTGPQFTLKSLLQFRWRLSLGDEELTDAEVTALAEAKRPLVRLRGKWVKVDARLIAKVRAHRTKKLSGAEALAAALTGELELDGEKVEFTAPSALTGLLERIRESAGEPIEQPAELKATLRPYQKAGLAWLATMTGLGLGACLADDMGLGKTIQLISLHLHRRPRGEGPTLVLCPTSLLGNWEREFARFAPDIPVRRFHGGGRNLDEVAPDEVVLATYGVLRRDRETLSEVDWGMIAADEAQHVKNPLSVTAKELRKIPAAAKVALTGTPMENRLTELWSIVDWTTPGLLGSLDGFRRKVARPIERDRDAAATERLAATVRPFLLRRKKTDPDIAPELPRKTETDRFVPLTAEQTTLYEAVVRENLAMIRELDGAARRGQVLKLLTELKQICNHPAQYLKEPGVLHGRSGKLAAFEELLDVILDEGDSVLVFSQYVQLCRLLEKRLAERGLPTMLLSGSSTPKAREEMVARFQAGEVPVFLLSLKAGGVGLNLTKATHVIHYDRWWNPAVEDQATDRAYRIGQDRPVQVHRLIAEGTLEERIATVLETKRGLADAVIGAGENWITELSDDELADLVRLGET; encoded by the coding sequence GTGCGGGTCGTGGAGTTCGGCACAGGAACCCAAGCCACCTTCGTCCCCTCGGATCCCCCGCGGGACGGCGTGCTGGCGCTCTGGGGAGACGGCGTAGCGGGTGACACCGCGATCGAACTCGTGCTGCCGGTCGGAAAGGTCTTCCGGCGCACGAAGGTCGACGCGGCGCTCGTCCCGTTGTCACGCGTGATTCCCCGGCTGCTGACCGCCGAGGGCGACCTGAGCCCGGCCATCGCGGCGTGGTCGGCCGTCGCCGAAGCCGGGGTGAACCTCATCGCCCGCGGCAGGCTGCTGCCCGCGGCCTCACCCGGCGGGGTGGATTCGTGGCGGGTCGGCCCGCTCGACGTCGCCGACGAGGAGATGCTGCGCGGTCTCGCCGCCGCGCTGCCACCCGAGGCGCACGCGCTGCCGTTGTCCGGGCTGAAACGGATCCGGCTGCACTCACCGGAGTCGTTGATCAGGGCGTTCTGGGACGCGACGGCGGACGTGCTGGTCCGCACGCCCGCCGCGAGGGTCGCGGCGGGTGGTCCGGCGTTCGCCTCGGCCGAGCCGACGCTGGTCGGGCCGGACGGTGCCGCCTGGCTCGCGGAACTGAGCGCGCGGCAGGCGCAGGGCGCGCATCTCGTGCTGCGCATGGAGGTGCACGAACCCGAAGATCCCGAAGGCGAGCCCGCGTTCGCCGCCGTCGTCGCCGTGCGGAGTACGGCCGATCCGAGCCTCATCGTCGAGGCGGAGACCTTGTGGGACGCGCCGGAAGCCGTGCTGGAACGGCTGGGCGAGCAGGTCGAGACACAGTTGCTGCTCGGTCTGCGCCGCGGTGCCAGGGCGTGGGCGCCGCTCGGGCGCATCCTCCAGTCGGCCGCGCCGACCGAGCTGGCACTGGACTACGACGAGGTCGTCGACCTGCTGACCCACGGGGACGCGGCGCTCGGCGGCGCCGGCATCGAGGTGCAGTGGCCGAAAGACCTCTTCTCGGGCGAACTCAAGGCCAAGGCGAGCGCGACGCAGGCACCCGGCAGCGTCACCGGGCCCCAGTTCACGCTCAAGAGCCTGTTGCAGTTCCGCTGGCGGCTGAGCCTCGGGGACGAGGAACTCACCGACGCCGAGGTCACCGCGCTCGCGGAGGCGAAACGGCCACTGGTGCGGCTGCGCGGCAAATGGGTCAAGGTCGACGCACGGCTGATCGCCAAGGTGCGCGCGCATCGCACGAAGAAACTGTCCGGGGCAGAGGCGCTCGCCGCGGCGCTCACCGGCGAACTGGAACTGGACGGCGAGAAGGTCGAGTTCACCGCCCCGTCGGCGCTGACGGGGCTGCTGGAGAGAATCCGCGAAAGCGCCGGGGAACCGATCGAGCAGCCCGCGGAACTGAAGGCCACCCTGCGGCCGTATCAGAAGGCGGGGCTCGCCTGGCTGGCGACGATGACCGGACTCGGCCTCGGCGCCTGCCTCGCCGACGACATGGGGCTCGGCAAGACGATCCAGCTCATCTCCCTGCATCTGCACCGCCGCCCGCGCGGGGAGGGGCCCACGCTCGTCCTGTGCCCGACGTCGTTGCTGGGCAACTGGGAACGCGAATTCGCCCGGTTCGCGCCGGACATCCCGGTGCGAAGGTTCCACGGCGGCGGGCGGAATCTCGACGAGGTCGCGCCGGACGAGGTCGTGCTCGCCACGTACGGCGTGCTCCGCCGGGATCGCGAGACACTGTCCGAAGTGGACTGGGGGATGATCGCCGCCGACGAGGCGCAACACGTCAAGAACCCGCTTTCGGTCACCGCCAAGGAACTGCGGAAGATCCCGGCCGCCGCCAAGGTCGCCCTGACCGGGACGCCGATGGAGAACCGGCTCACCGAGCTGTGGTCCATTGTGGACTGGACGACGCCCGGCCTGCTCGGCTCCCTCGACGGGTTCCGTCGCAAGGTCGCCCGCCCGATCGAACGCGACCGGGATGCCGCCGCGACCGAACGGCTGGCCGCGACCGTGCGGCCGTTCCTGTTGCGCCGCAAGAAGACCGACCCGGACATCGCCCCCGAACTCCCGCGCAAGACCGAGACCGACCGGTTCGTCCCGCTCACCGCCGAGCAGACGACGCTGTACGAGGCCGTCGTCCGGGAGAACCTCGCGATGATCCGCGAGCTGGACGGGGCGGCCCGGCGCGGCCAGGTGCTCAAGCTGCTCACCGAACTCAAGCAGATCTGCAACCATCCGGCGCAGTACCTCAAGGAACCAGGGGTGCTGCACGGCCGGTCCGGCAAACTCGCCGCGTTCGAGGAACTGCTCGACGTCATCCTCGACGAGGGCGACAGTGTGCTCGTGTTCAGCCAGTACGTCCAGCTGTGCCGCCTGCTGGAGAAACGCCTGGCCGAACGCGGGCTGCCGACGATGCTGCTGTCCGGGTCGAGCACGCCCAAAGCCCGTGAAGAGATGGTCGCCCGCTTCCAGGCCGGCGAAGTGCCGGTGTTCTTGCTGTCACTGAAGGCGGGCGGCGTCGGGCTCAACCTGACCAAGGCCACCCACGTGATCCACTACGACCGCTGGTGGAATCCGGCCGTCGAGGACCAGGCCACCGACCGCGCGTACCGGATCGGGCAGGACAGGCCGGTCCAGGTGCACCGGCTGATCGCCGAAGGCACCCTGGAAGAGCGCATCGCCACGGTCCTGGAGACCAAACGCGGGCTGGCCGACGCGGTCATCGGCGCCGGCGAGAACTGGATCACCGAACTGTCCGACGACGAACTCGCCGACCTCGTCCGGCTCGGGGAGACCTGA
- a CDS encoding bifunctional MaoC family dehydratase N-terminal/OB-fold nucleic acid binding domain-containing protein — protein sequence MSIQEAAERIAAQGESEPRAARDAVNQAMVNNWVEAIGDRNPVYVDEEFAAQSVHKGLVAPPAMAQVWTMGGLHWTRASDDPLGAMMEVLDEAGFTSVVATNSEQNYFRYLRHGERVEATAKLESVVGPKRTALGEGWFVTTKTTWYVGDEAVADMVFRVLKFRPPGAEPAKQTAPVLRPVISKDTEFFWAGLREGELRIQRWGETLRHPPGPMPPDGDLDAKPDYVVACGRGTVYSYVVHHHPKVPGKDVPFVVALVELEEGVRVMGELLGADPESVHIGLSVEAAFVKIDEELTLPAWRVAR from the coding sequence ATGAGCATCCAGGAAGCCGCCGAACGCATCGCCGCACAAGGGGAATCCGAGCCGAGGGCCGCCCGTGACGCGGTCAACCAGGCGATGGTGAACAACTGGGTCGAAGCCATCGGCGACCGCAACCCGGTGTACGTCGACGAAGAGTTCGCCGCCCAGAGTGTCCACAAGGGACTCGTCGCGCCACCCGCGATGGCGCAGGTGTGGACGATGGGCGGGCTGCACTGGACCAGGGCGTCGGACGATCCGCTCGGCGCGATGATGGAGGTCCTCGACGAAGCCGGGTTCACCTCGGTCGTCGCGACCAACTCCGAGCAGAACTACTTCCGGTATCTGCGCCACGGTGAGCGGGTCGAGGCGACCGCGAAACTCGAAAGCGTCGTCGGCCCGAAACGCACCGCGCTGGGCGAAGGCTGGTTCGTGACCACGAAAACCACCTGGTACGTCGGTGACGAGGCTGTCGCGGACATGGTGTTCCGGGTGCTGAAGTTCCGCCCGCCGGGCGCCGAACCCGCCAAGCAGACGGCCCCGGTCCTGCGGCCGGTGATCAGCAAGGACACCGAGTTCTTCTGGGCCGGTCTGCGCGAAGGGGAGCTGCGGATCCAGCGCTGGGGCGAGACCCTGCGGCATCCGCCGGGTCCCATGCCGCCGGACGGCGACCTCGACGCCAAACCGGACTACGTCGTCGCGTGCGGACGCGGCACGGTCTACAGCTACGTGGTCCACCACCATCCGAAGGTGCCCGGCAAGGATGTGCCGTTCGTGGTCGCGCTCGTCGAACTGGAGGAGGGCGTCCGGGTGATGGGCGAGCTGCTCGGCGCCGACCCCGAGTCCGTCCACATCGGACTATCCGTGGAAGCGGCCTTCGTGAAGATCGACGAGGAACTGACGTTGCCCGCTTGGAGGGTCGCGCGATGA
- a CDS encoding acyl-CoA dehydrogenase family protein, with protein MLIELTTAQHQLRAELRKYFAGLVSADERRAMLRERHGPVYREIVRRMGRDGWLGVGWPEQYGGRGFGEIEQHLFVDEAARADVQLPSVTLQTVGPTLQAFGTEEQKSLFLPKILAGEVHFAIGYTEPDAGTDLASLRTTAVREGDEYVVNGQKTFTTGGHDADYLWLAVRTTPDAPKHKGISILIVDTRDPGYSWTPIITCDGAHHVNATYYSDVRVPANMLVGKENEGWRLITTQLNHERVMLGPAGRIGGLHDRVRDWAASRKAPDGTPLLQLPDVRGVLAEALAAARVNELLNWQVAASSATGPVAVADASATKIFGSERIQRLARGLEEIVARHGDQADAETEDLARWLDVVAKRNLVLTFGGGVNEIQRELIATAGLGLPRVPR; from the coding sequence ATGCTGATCGAACTGACCACGGCGCAACACCAGCTGCGCGCCGAACTGCGAAAGTACTTCGCCGGTTTGGTGAGCGCCGACGAGCGGCGCGCGATGCTGCGGGAGCGGCACGGACCGGTGTACCGCGAGATCGTGCGGCGGATGGGCCGTGACGGCTGGCTCGGCGTCGGCTGGCCGGAACAGTACGGCGGCCGGGGTTTCGGCGAGATCGAGCAACACCTCTTCGTCGACGAAGCCGCCCGTGCCGACGTCCAGCTGCCGTCGGTGACCCTGCAGACCGTCGGGCCCACGTTGCAGGCGTTCGGCACCGAGGAACAGAAATCGCTGTTCCTGCCCAAGATCCTCGCGGGCGAGGTGCACTTCGCCATCGGCTACACCGAGCCCGACGCGGGAACGGACCTCGCGTCGCTGCGGACCACCGCCGTACGCGAGGGCGACGAGTACGTCGTCAACGGCCAGAAGACCTTCACCACCGGCGGGCACGACGCCGACTACCTCTGGCTCGCCGTCCGGACCACGCCGGACGCGCCGAAACACAAGGGGATCTCGATCCTCATCGTGGACACACGGGATCCCGGCTACTCGTGGACGCCCATCATCACCTGCGACGGCGCGCACCACGTGAACGCCACCTACTACTCGGACGTCCGCGTGCCCGCGAACATGCTGGTGGGCAAGGAGAACGAGGGCTGGCGGCTGATCACCACCCAGCTGAACCACGAACGCGTCATGCTCGGCCCGGCCGGGCGGATCGGCGGTCTCCACGACCGCGTCCGCGACTGGGCGGCGTCGAGGAAGGCGCCGGACGGCACACCGCTGCTCCAGCTGCCCGACGTCCGCGGCGTGCTCGCGGAAGCCCTGGCGGCCGCCAGGGTCAACGAACTGCTGAACTGGCAGGTCGCGGCGTCGTCGGCGACCGGACCGGTGGCGGTGGCCGACGCTTCGGCCACCAAGATCTTCGGTTCCGAACGCATCCAGCGGCTGGCCAGGGGACTGGAGGAGATCGTGGCGCGACACGGCGATCAGGCCGACGCCGAAACCGAGGACCTGGCGCGATGGCTGGACGTGGTGGCCAAACGCAATCTGGTGCTGACCTTCGGCGGCGGCGTCAACGAGATCCAGCGCGAGCTGATCGCGACCGCCGGACTCGGCCTGCCGAGGGTGCCGCGATGA
- a CDS encoding MaoC family dehydratase, giving the protein MKDCSVGTELPPLTIEATPTFVVSTALATRDFQDVHHDRDAAVRRGSKDIFLNILTDTGLVQRFVTDWAGPEAFVRSIKIRLGVPCYAGDTLTFTGRVTERDGDDVVIAVSGVDGLGEHVVGTVAITLGGE; this is encoded by the coding sequence ATGAAAGACTGTTCGGTCGGCACCGAGCTGCCGCCGCTGACGATCGAGGCCACCCCGACCTTCGTGGTGAGCACCGCGCTGGCGACACGGGATTTCCAGGATGTCCACCATGACCGCGATGCCGCCGTGCGGCGCGGGTCGAAGGACATCTTCCTCAACATCCTCACCGACACCGGCCTGGTGCAGCGGTTCGTCACCGACTGGGCGGGACCGGAGGCGTTCGTGCGGTCGATCAAGATCCGGCTCGGTGTGCCCTGCTACGCCGGTGACACTCTGACTTTCACCGGCCGGGTGACGGAACGCGACGGTGACGACGTGGTGATCGCGGTGTCCGGAGTGGACGGTCTCGGCGAACATGTGGTGGGCACCGTGGCGATCACGCTGGGAGGCGAGTGA
- a CDS encoding alpha/beta hydrolase: MQPSFVVRQALQLALTANALKPPRGARTAVPAFFAGWLTGELAPHLLALTAADAAAHVARHRGGSSKAGLALATASAAGLGTLIAQSQRARGEIETALAEGIGKTYSDELDHPPSPTDLATPWGQLAMPFRMREPGVRRTRNVAYAPGGKRFLLDVYAPREPVTGAPILLQVHGGAWVIGNKDQQGLPLMLHMAKRGWICIAINYPLSPAARWPAHIVAAKRALAWIRDNAGSYGGDPSFVAVTGGSAGGHLASLLALTANDPALQPGFTEADTSIQACAPHYGVYDFAATSGRRSSQTRLKTLIARHVFEADRDPVNFLDDYIAASPLDRITEDAPPFFVVHGVHDSLVPVGEAREFVRRLREKSQREVAYAEISGAQHAFDVFPSIRSAHVVRGVERFLEWSYRTWRRSSPAPHSRD, translated from the coding sequence ATGCAGCCGAGTTTCGTCGTCCGCCAGGCACTCCAGCTCGCGCTCACCGCGAACGCGCTGAAGCCGCCGAGAGGTGCCCGGACGGCGGTCCCGGCGTTCTTCGCGGGCTGGCTCACCGGGGAACTCGCCCCGCACCTGCTCGCGCTCACCGCGGCCGACGCGGCGGCGCACGTCGCGCGGCACCGGGGCGGGTCGAGCAAGGCCGGTCTCGCTCTCGCGACCGCGTCGGCGGCCGGTCTCGGCACGCTGATCGCGCAGTCCCAGCGAGCCCGCGGCGAGATCGAGACGGCGCTGGCCGAAGGTATCGGCAAGACCTACTCCGACGAACTCGATCACCCGCCGAGCCCGACCGATCTCGCGACCCCGTGGGGCCAGCTGGCGATGCCGTTCCGCATGCGCGAACCAGGGGTCCGGCGGACACGGAATGTCGCCTACGCGCCCGGCGGGAAGCGGTTCCTCCTCGACGTCTACGCCCCGCGCGAACCGGTCACCGGCGCGCCGATCCTGCTGCAGGTGCACGGCGGCGCGTGGGTGATCGGCAACAAGGACCAGCAGGGCCTGCCGCTGATGCTGCACATGGCCAAACGCGGCTGGATCTGCATCGCGATCAACTACCCGCTCTCCCCCGCCGCCCGCTGGCCCGCCCATATCGTCGCGGCGAAACGCGCGCTGGCCTGGATCCGGGACAACGCCGGATCCTACGGCGGCGACCCGTCGTTCGTCGCCGTCACCGGTGGTTCGGCGGGCGGGCATCTCGCGTCGCTCCTGGCACTGACCGCGAACGACCCGGCACTGCAGCCCGGCTTCACCGAGGCGGACACGAGCATCCAGGCGTGCGCCCCGCACTACGGCGTGTACGACTTCGCCGCGACCAGCGGGCGGCGCTCCAGCCAGACCCGGCTGAAGACGCTGATCGCCCGGCACGTCTTCGAGGCGGACCGGGATCCGGTGAACTTCCTCGACGACTACATCGCCGCGTCACCACTGGACCGCATCACCGAGGACGCGCCGCCGTTCTTCGTCGTCCACGGCGTCCACGACTCGCTGGTCCCGGTGGGCGAAGCCCGCGAGTTCGTGCGGCGCCTGCGCGAGAAGTCCCAGCGAGAGGTCGCGTACGCGGAGATCTCCGGCGCGCAGCACGCCTTCGACGTCTTCCCCTCGATCCGCAGCGCACACGTGGTCCGCGGGGTGGAACGGTTCCTGGAATGGAGCTACCGCACCTGGCGGCGGTCCAGCCCGGCACCGCACTCACGCGACTAG
- a CDS encoding WS/DGAT/MGAT family O-acyltransferase: MQRLSGLDASFLYLETPAQVLHVCGLLTLDGSTMPGGYDFERFKEKLAERVQLIPAFRRKLHNPLWNLTHPVWVEDEDFDLEAHVHRIGVPAPGDRRELAELCAHIVGQRLDRAQPLWQLHVIEGLASGEIAVLLKMHHASVDGVSGANLITYLAGLEPDAPPPEIARDDRRNAGVPGRRALFGAGLTSFVKRPAEVVKLLPDLLGLVPKWLGKALQGKGMPVPFTAPRTSFNGTITAHRSVAYTSLDLDEVKRIKNAFGVTVNDVVLAVVSGALRRFLRDRGELPEDPLVATVPVSVHERTERDHGSNKVSAFFASLPTHLEDPAARVFMLAESNRHSKDHHHDIHADMLGDWAQFSAATMFGLAVRAYSALRLAERHPVVHNLVVSNVPGPPMPLYLLGCRITGLHPLGPVFHGAGLNVTVLSNAGRVDVGLLGARELTGDLWPLADHFPDALEELLEATS; the protein is encoded by the coding sequence ATGCAGAGACTGAGTGGTCTGGACGCGAGTTTCCTCTACCTGGAGACACCGGCCCAGGTCCTGCACGTCTGCGGGCTGCTCACCCTCGACGGTTCGACCATGCCCGGCGGCTACGACTTCGAGCGCTTCAAGGAGAAACTGGCCGAACGGGTCCAGCTGATCCCGGCATTCCGGCGCAAGCTGCACAATCCACTCTGGAATCTCACGCATCCGGTCTGGGTCGAGGACGAGGACTTCGACCTCGAAGCCCACGTTCACCGGATCGGCGTACCCGCACCCGGTGACCGGCGGGAACTGGCCGAACTCTGCGCCCACATCGTGGGACAGCGGCTGGACCGCGCGCAGCCGCTGTGGCAGTTGCACGTCATCGAAGGCCTGGCGAGCGGCGAGATCGCGGTCCTGCTGAAGATGCACCACGCCAGTGTCGACGGGGTCAGCGGCGCGAACCTGATCACCTATCTCGCCGGTCTCGAACCGGACGCCCCGCCGCCGGAGATCGCGCGCGACGATCGCCGCAACGCGGGTGTCCCCGGCAGGCGCGCGCTGTTCGGCGCGGGGCTGACGTCGTTCGTGAAACGGCCGGCCGAGGTGGTGAAACTGCTGCCGGACCTGCTCGGACTCGTGCCGAAATGGCTGGGCAAAGCGTTGCAGGGCAAGGGGATGCCGGTGCCGTTCACGGCGCCGCGCACGTCGTTCAACGGGACGATCACCGCGCACCGCAGCGTCGCCTACACCTCCCTCGACCTCGATGAGGTCAAACGGATCAAGAACGCCTTCGGGGTGACCGTCAACGACGTCGTCCTCGCCGTCGTTTCCGGCGCGCTGCGCCGGTTCCTGCGCGATCGCGGCGAACTGCCGGAAGACCCGCTGGTGGCGACCGTGCCGGTGTCGGTGCACGAACGCACCGAACGCGACCACGGCAGCAACAAGGTCTCGGCGTTCTTCGCCTCGCTGCCCACCCATCTGGAGGATCCCGCCGCCCGCGTGTTCATGCTCGCGGAGTCGAACCGGCACTCCAAGGACCACCACCACGACATTCACGCCGACATGCTCGGAGACTGGGCCCAGTTCTCGGCGGCGACCATGTTCGGTCTCGCGGTGCGCGCGTATTCCGCGCTGCGCCTGGCCGAACGGCATCCGGTGGTGCACAACCTGGTGGTGTCCAATGTGCCCGGTCCGCCGATGCCGCTGTACCTGCTGGGCTGCCGGATCACCGGGCTCCACCCGCTCGGACCTGTGTTCCACGGCGCCGGGCTCAACGTCACCGTGCTGTCGAACGCGGGGCGCGTCGACGTCGGCCTGCTCGGCGCCCGCGAACTCACCGGGGACCTGTGGCCGCTCGCGGACCACTTCCCGGACGCTCTCGAGGAACTGCTCGAAGCCACCTCCTAG